The Carassius auratus strain Wakin unplaced genomic scaffold, ASM336829v1 scaf_tig00021147, whole genome shotgun sequence nucleotide sequence ATTATCATAACATAGGAAAAAGAGACCTGAAGAGAGAATAGCACAGCTGTGCCTTGGATGGATTAAATACAATggatctaaaaaaatataaataatataaatgcatcattaatacatattttataattgttttaaatacacTAAACTGAATTTTAGGGTTGGAAAGACACATCTTTTGCTTactaaggttgcatttattttatacaaaatggtgtaaaaatagtacaaattatgatatattattataaattaaaataagtgttttctattgaATATATAttgtaagatgtaatttatttctgtgatgcacagctgtattttcagcatcattcctccagtcttcagtgtcacatgattttcagaaatcatgaaaatatgatttactgctcaagaaacatttctgattattatcgatgttgaaataAGTTATATAACTTTTTTAGTGTCCCATttctcaggattcacagatgaataggaagttcaaaataatcgcatttattttaaacagaaatcttttgttacttTAATAATGTCTAAACGGTCACTtctgatcaatataatgcatctCTGCGAAATaagcattaaattattataacaaaaattataataatctactgacccccaaaattttgaatggtagtgtattgtATATGATTCACAATGCGCTCTACAAATATAAACGTGACCTCTGACCCTTGAGCGTCTCATGTGTGGGACACTTGACGCAGTTTCTCGAGTATCTCCTCGTCGGTCATCTTCTTCTGCGTGTTTTGTCGGTGTTTTGTGGCGTGGAGGGTGTCGGGTGTTGGTGAGGGTGTTGGGGTGGGGCTGCCTCCGTCAGCGGCCACATTACTGATGGGTGACGTAGCTGCGTCTTTGGTGGAGAGTGGAGGAGGGAGGGGGTCGATAACGGAGCGTGTGTAGATCTGTGGAGGGAGACGACATTTAGCAGTGGaggaaataaaatactaatatatttaataaaataaaataaaaagtaaaatgaataaaacaagtaATAGATTAAATAGACTAagattaaattaagtaaataaattaagataaattaaaatataaatataattaatataaacatattaataaaatacaaattataatttagaTAGATTacgaatgaaaataaaatgtatatacgtatataatAGAATGAattaggtaaaataaaataaaaaagtttgaataaataaataaaacaaatatattaaattatattaatttaaaagagtgaaattaaattaagtaaataaattaaacaaaataaaaaattaattatgtataattaatataaacatatattattaaaataatatacgtATATAGAATTAATtaggttaaataaaatatatttaataaaatgaaatacaaagttgaataaataaaacaaatatattaaatagattaattaaaaagagtgaaattaagtaaataaattaaaataaaaaataaaatatgtataattaatattaacattaattaataaaataaaaatgtcaatttaagatagatagatagatacgagtgaaataaaatttatatataatacaattaattaacaaataaatatattaaatagattcaaTTAAAAAgattgaaattaaataaagtaaaatgaaaattttaatatatatatataaaataaaataaaaatgtaatttagaaagatatatatatatatatatataataaaacataataaattataaatataaacctaatcaataaatgtatatatatataaaatatataaataaaacaaattggtTTCCAGTCCAGTTTCTTAGACACATGTATCAGACCACATGGGGCCCCAAATGGAGCAATGGATGATTCACGAGACATTCTGGGAAAGGGACCGGCCTGCTGGTACCACAGACACAATAAAACACATATCCCAGCACAGCTCGGTCTGAAGTGACTCAAGTGAATATAATTCTCTCCTCAGAACAAAACAGAACCGCCAGGATCGgcatcacacacattcacagagaCAAACCCAGATGATACTGTATGAAAATAAAGTTTGCCTGAAaagagtgtttaaaaaaaaaaaaaaaaaaacaattacaatttgtGAAATTGTTTGTTAACCAAATCAAAGAAGTcccttgctgaggacaactttctcaacaGTTTAATGCCgtattcgcacaaagattattcttgaaagatggagcatttgtctggagaaggtgttgtttatggaccacaaccggtaaatgtatttattatttaagttggtgtgtttaacagtttctgtaacttattacacaaaggggacgctgtttagctttgttaactagatgttagggctgtgcaaaaaaatcaatgAGATTtgcatgcgcatctcatcagtaaaaacgctcctgtgattataaaatacatctccagcacatgctcctgcccacttgcttctcaaaactacgtTACTCCCAAAACTAGCCCatatcgcgtttccaggagggccagCGCAGGCTctgctgctgtcgaatcacaacacaggaaccgctggcccaatcagaactcgttacgtatttctgaaggagggacttcatagaacaaggaagtcatcagcccgtttttatgacagtgaaaacatcgGTATACagattggtgaattgtgtgaaaaatactgtgttttttttacacgcgaaacatgaacacgttatattgcacactgtaaacacaatcaaagctttaaaaaagcgcgaaaaacaggacctttaaatTACTTGCGCTCGGAGTGAAATTTGAATATTTATCCCCTGCCTTCCCTAACATATTTTGCCCAGATTTAGTGGACACTGTAACATGAGCTCAAAGTAATCAGAAATGCACTACAAGCCGCCTGTGGCCACTAGACACAAAAAGCAgcatcgtgtgtgtgtgagtgtgtgtgtgaagtgaacACATTACAGGACATCGTTCATCTCCTCTGACCTAATGAGGGTGAAACCCCTTCACATCAAAACCACACAAGAATGAGCGCTGATGGAGCATCTTTAATCAACCCGGGCGACTAGAAGCCAACCAGGACTGATCCAGTGATCTCCAGACAGATgaaaggaacacacacacacacacccgctccTGTAATAAAGCTCCAGTCACCTACCCCCGCTCTGAACACATGCATGATTTATTCTTGTAATTACAGGGTAAGCTTGGAGGCGTCTAGAGTCAGAAACTCATTATTCTAGACTACAGACCGGACTGTCACGTATCTGCATCTTCCAGACAACACCCACAAATCCAAAAACATCTTACAGCTGCTCGTCTGTCTGTTTAACCAACCAGCAACCACAATAACCTACTAACCActtcaaaactactcagaacaccttagaaacCGCCTGGACACCAATAACCACAACCAGATTATCATCATTAATTCTAACAAAATCTATTCAaaatatttggtttatttaaataaatctgcaataaaaccaatattagatgaaaatcttaaattagaaatgttgccttgaaatAAGCTTCAGGTGAAGATGGAAAATTACTAaccggaaataaaaaaataaataaaactgaaactaaaagtaaaaaaaacaacaactatatattaatatttaaaaataaaaataattcaagctaattcacaatatttttaaaactgtattagtgtatatataatactaAAACAAAACTGCTACTAACCACCTCCCAAACACTCATTAGCAATGCTCAAGGAAACGGTTACATCATCTTAGTTAGTGCCTAGCAACCacttaaaaaacataaacaacacCATATGAAACATTCACCTAGCAACCTTagaaaacaccttagcaaccacctggCAACTACACAAACATAAAATttcaataaaactgaaaaataattaattaactaataaaactaagtaggtatataaaaaataagaaaaattacaaaaggacataacattacaaaaaaaatccattaaaataaaaactgaaaagaaaaaatttattgattaaaataataaaaaaaataattgattaattaaaataattaataaattattaactatataaaaaaatactatactagtatataaatcatatatatacagGACCTGGAAAACACTTAAAATACCTTAGCATTTGAACCCTTAAaggcttagttcacccaaaaatgaaaatgaggctgCGGTTTTAAAAGCTAGAGAAAAGTGATGATTacgttttaaatataaatattttttattataaaagcgcattgattcgctacagaaggcctttgttcacacCCAGGAGCCGTTTAAGACACTTTATTATGGATGGAAACTTTTTATAGGGATGTCccgatcagtttttttttttgctctcggAGTCCAAGTCATTTGATTTTCAGTATCTACCGGTACTGAGTCCCGATCCGATActtctataatacataaaaaataataaagaagagCGAAAAAAAACGATCCAGgatgttcaataaattacattctgaaatatattaaaatagaaaacaactattttaaatagactattacaaatatttcaaaattttactgttttgctgtacttcggatcaaataaatgcaggcttggtgaacagaagagacttctttaaacaacattaacaagcttactgttcatcACTTCTGACTGGTAGGATAGACAACTtaaatttttctctaatttctagcttttaattggcttagaaatctataaatgCTGGACGATAACAAAtattaatgatttgtttatatacaacaaacactgtttatcacataataaggcaaaATATTTTCTATACTGTATTAAATGCTATGTCAATCAGCACTGCATTTTTCATATACTTTTTCACCTGCTGGAGATACCATATATTGTCGTAatcgtatattaatgtcttcgtgtttcaaaagttttagtttttctgtgaaaacaacttttcatacagcgatagctgggtgcttttgtccatattaggaatttcctgaTTTGACTTTCTGCGCAAGAGCGCCCTCTGGCATCGAGTATAAATCGAGTATTTATTCACACCTTTATTAAATATATCCGAATCCGATTGAGTCTGAAACCATGTGATTGGGCCCAATGTAATGATAGAGTTTGAtggatcaaagacaattttttaatataactcagactggattcgtctgaaagatcATATACACCTAGGGTAACTCAGGCTTAGAGTAAAACGCGgcctaatttaaattttgggtgaacttaccctttaacatTGACCTATTTAAGTAAACACTCACAGATTTTGTATGTTCGGGACGGGGTGCGATGGTTGGTGGAGGCGTGgcttcatcctcatcatcatcctcgcAGACCGTGGCCACGGCAGGGGTCTCGGAAACAGTCTTGGAGTTCTGCGGAGCATGAAACAAGCCGAGCAGGAAGTGAGGCTGACCGACTGACATCACAACATGAGTGCAAAACAAACCCAATGCCGACATGCCAACCACAAGATCAGCGCTGACCGCATTCAACCCCAGCGGGCCTCACAAGATGACCCAATACACCACAACTAAAACATTACTCCCCATCTTGCTTTGCATCTAACCTGATTCAGTCTGAGCTACGGATATGGCAAAGCTCAGCAGGAGAACTGGATGAAAAAGATGCTGATTCacaatgcagagagagagagagcgagacagagagagagagagagagagagagagagagagatgaacccATTGGCACAGCCTCGAGTGGCTGGCATCAGTTCTGTCCTTCTGTTGAGTGGGCAGCTCTTATTGGACTCTGTCACCTTGTTGTTCACTACAACCCCCACCCCATCCATTTTAGCTCTCGGTTCCCGTCTCTTCCCCCCAGCAAACTTCCTCCCATCCTATCCTCTGTCATGTGAGCTGAGAAAACCTGCCTCCACATTCCCCCCCTGACCTCAAACACTTGCGTGTCACAGATAAACATGGAAAACACAGTCGGACGGCACAAGAACTCACCACTGCGTTGGAAGAGCTGTAGTTATCGGCACCTTTGTCTGAAATTAAAAACAGAAGAATGAGAAATGGACAATAGAAATAAACAACAGACAACACATCACTGATCAACTGCTGATTTATAATGGATTTGGTGGCTGGTATAAACCCATTGGGTTAATTTATTGACATAGAACAAATTTTTAATGTGATAGTTTAATTCTTACTTGtactataataaaacatattactAGGCCCGAGATTCTTCAGGCCATTGAAAAAATACATAGATGTGCAATAAACAACTGTATTTCTAAACAATCTGGTGATAAAGGTTTTTGTAAGGTGTGTTCTAACCTACCCTTGAgtatttttgtccccttttttaaatcaaaaattttCATTAGTGATCGTATATCAAGAGCAGAGAGcaggttattttgttttgtgatttaaCTGGAATGAATATAAAGTCTTGCTACGTCGTTAAGCGATAGATTGAAGTGCTAATGTATGAAGAGAACGTTCCGTCACTAATAACATCACAAcgaacatttcacacacacacacacacacacacacacacacacacacacacacacacacacatatatatatatatatatatatataatatatacacacacaatataaaataattgaatgttatgtatatttatatgaatataaaatcatattcttttatatttatactataaatacacaaataatatatagaatttttattttattacatatatatgcatttttattattttattaccaatatatatatatatatttttttacaaatgcatacattcatacacacacacacacacacacagacacacacacacacacatataactgtatgatacataattacaattatgTGAGCTGTTACAGCTGTATTATGTATGAAGTGTGCATCACACCTGTAAAACTCATGTATTTCTGACTGTTGCTTGTTTCTTTAGAGTCGTAGAATTTAAGCACATCCAAAACGGCTTGAGGATTCTTCTTCTGCTCGAGTTTTGTAATGTTGGACGTCTGGAGCAACCGAGCCCACTGCTCAGGCATGCCCTACATAGAGACCCACAAACACAAGCACAGTTTAAACCTCGTTAATCAGCCTATGCTAGTGACAATGAAAGCATGCGCATGCCAAAAGCAATGGTAAAcctgacagacagataaatatgGTCACATTGTGATCAGTATGAGTGGTGAAAACACACTCCTGGTTTTCTGCCCACCAACGTCAGTTTAAGGTTCTGAGCCACTGGCTCTCATTAACACTCATTACACACAAGGAACTCAAATCAGTGTCATACGGAGGAAACGTACAGCAGATACAGGGGTCAGGAAAAGACCACAGCTCATTTAATATCTTATCAAATATAATAAACCAGATGTAAAGAGGAGACAGTTCTGGACCTGGAGGTTAATCCTGCGAGTCTGAACTGCTGGAGGTTAATTTTCTATATTTGGGTTGCTGATGTCAAATGTCGTTTTTTATAATGCTTTCTTTAGCAGTATCTCTTTAGAATCAAgtcagttcatttattttaaaagttaagtCCAGCGTAAAAGTGCTATTTAACAAGTtcttaattaatttaacatttaaaatttggcTATAATTTGTCATAAAAGTAGTCAAAAGCCAATATTTTATTCCCAGTGGTTTGATACAAATCTTAAACTGGATCAACACAATCAAATGtgaagtcagaaaaaaaaaaagagtctaatGATCTAGAAATATATGCATATGTGATAATGTCTGAAGGTATAAATAGAATAGTTTTCTACAGGAAATGGTCTTTTCTCAGACTTACGGTAAACTCTCCAGTGACGGCGTCAAAGCCAACATGGATGGTGTGCTCAAAGTCCGACGGCAGAGAGATCTCCGGGCGCTCTTTCTTCTTATTGGCTGAAGACGAGGATGGGGCGGAGACACAGTGGAGTGTAAGAAGAGAATAAGAGTTAAGGGAtgtctaaatgtaaatgattcCAATCACCTACTGTAAACATTCatcacatttttcatttagtCTCTTTCTTAGACACATACGGTATAGAATAGCGGGAAACTAAAGtgtacatttttgtgaaattatattttatataatgaattAAAGTTTGAGTTTGAAAAAGGTTTTCAGTTTTAACTAGTTTTAAAGCTTGAAGTTTGACAGCCATCagaaaaacagagacagacagatcatTATAGCATGCATGTTTCAACATGTTGTCAATGTTTCTTATGTTTTAGcctttttctaacattttaacatatttctaGCATGTTAGTAGCATGTTTTAGCACACTGTTAACATGATTTAGCACATTGCAAACatgttttaacattacatttatatttaacatacgcttttatctaaagcgacttacagtcgaataaaaagatgcaattaaaccaacaaaaagagcaatatgTACTGTAAGTGCTGCGACAAGTCCTGGCTGGTCTTACGCAGTActcatataaataaaaagaaaacaagtagatagaatagaaataggATAGTGAACGCTAGTGTTACAGAgttaagtttttataataaataaaagatggaATAGAAATAGACTAGAGAATGTTAGAGTTAGAGGgttaagtttttttaaataaataaaagagaatagaaatagaatagagaacgctagtgttagagggttaagtttttataataaataaaaga carries:
- the LOC113076743 gene encoding serine/threonine-protein kinase PAK 1-like: MSDNGEVEDKPPAPPMRNTSTMIGSSGKDSGPLNHGSKPLPPNPEDKRRKEGFIRSILTGGGDKTNKKKERPEISLPSDFEHTIHVGFDAVTGEFTGMPEQWARLLQTSNITKLEQKKNPQAVLDVLKFYDSKETSNSQKYMSFTDKGADNYSSSNAVNSKTVSETPAVATVCEDDDEDEATPPPTIAPRPEHTKSIYTRSVIDPLPPPLSTKDAATSPISNVAADGGSPTPTPSPTPDTLHATKHRQNTQKKMTDEEILEKLRSIVSVGDPKKKYTRFEKIGR